In Candidatus Polarisedimenticolia bacterium, one DNA window encodes the following:
- a CDS encoding DUF72 domain-containing protein, with product MTRPETRRGGAGEDAPRIRIGVSGWRYAPWRGVFYPHDLPQRWELRYLASIFPTVEINGSFYSLQRPESWELWHRETPPGFVFSVKGPRFITHMLKLREVEQPLANFLASGILALHEKLGPILWQFAPHLRFDPERFEAFLEMLPHDTGAALALARRRHPRMFGRSRLSIDRPRPLRHAMEIRHESFLDERFITLLRKHRVALVIAQTARKHPMPRDVTADFVYLRLHGDRQIYRSGYGKAALGRWAERIAAWHRGEEPAVLPAGAVRAAPPAPPRPEGRDVYCYFDNTDVKLRAPADARNLMLRLGLAPGRWQGEEERTHPSMGSSRL from the coding sequence GTGACCCGTCCGGAAACGCGGCGCGGCGGGGCTGGAGAAGATGCCCCGCGCATCCGCATCGGCGTCTCCGGCTGGCGCTATGCCCCCTGGCGCGGGGTCTTCTATCCCCACGATCTGCCGCAGCGATGGGAGCTGCGCTACCTGGCGAGCATCTTTCCGACCGTGGAGATCAACGGCTCGTTCTACTCGCTGCAGCGTCCCGAAAGCTGGGAGCTCTGGCATCGCGAGACCCCGCCCGGGTTCGTGTTCAGCGTCAAGGGGCCGCGCTTCATCACCCACATGCTCAAGCTGCGCGAGGTGGAGCAGCCCCTGGCGAATTTCCTGGCGTCCGGCATCTTGGCGCTGCACGAGAAGCTGGGGCCGATTCTGTGGCAGTTCGCCCCCCATCTGCGCTTCGATCCGGAGCGCTTCGAGGCCTTCCTGGAGATGCTGCCGCACGACACCGGGGCGGCCCTGGCGCTGGCGCGCCGGCGCCATCCTCGCATGTTCGGGCGCAGCCGGCTGTCGATCGATCGCCCCCGGCCCCTGCGACATGCCATGGAGATCCGCCACGAGAGCTTCCTGGACGAGCGCTTCATCACCCTGCTGCGCAAGCACCGGGTCGCCCTGGTGATTGCCCAGACCGCCCGAAAACATCCGATGCCGCGCGACGTGACCGCAGATTTCGTCTACCTGCGCCTGCACGGCGACCGCCAGATCTACCGGAGCGGCTACGGCAAGGCGGCGCTGGGCCGCTGGGCCGAGCGCATCGCGGCATGGCATCGCGGGGAGGAGCCCGCCGTGCTGCCGGCCGGCGCGGTGCGCGCGGCACCTCCGGCGCCGCCCCGGCCGGAAGGTCGGGACGTCTACTGCTACTTCGACAACACCGACGTCAAGCTGCGCGCTCCGGCCGATGCCCGCAACCTGATGCTGCGGCTGGGTCTCGCTCCGGGGCGCTGGCAGGGCGAGGAGGAGCGGACTCATCCATCCATGGGGAGCTCACGTCTATGA